From Clostridiales bacterium:
ACATGCCAAGATGGGGAATTATCTCGGCTGGCTTGTACCTTATGGCTATAAGGCGCATCCCAATGACAAGCACAAATTCATCATTGACGAATATGCCGCCGAGGTGGTGCGGAAGATATTTGCCAATTGGCGCAGGGGTTGGGGCTACCGAAAAATTGCCGCAAAGTTGAACGAAGAGCATATCCTGCCGCCCCTCGATTATTACTATCAGCAAAAGGGCAAGGAGGATACGGGTATTCGCTGCAACCACCTCTGGAACGATATGACAGTCAAGAAAATCCTCCGCAACGAGGTCTACCTTGGCCATATGATACAGAATAAGCGGGGCACCCTGTCCTACAAGAACAAAAAGCAGATTGACAAGCCGAAAGAGGATTGGATTAAGGTGGAAAATACCCATGAGCCAATCATCGATATGGATGCTTGGAATGCCTGTCAGGAGATAGCCGCCAGAAACTACAAGCCACGCCCCACCAAGGATAATGAAATCAGCCTGTTCGGCGGTTTGCTGAAATGCATGGATTGCGGCTTTGCCATGAGGTACACGCAGGAAACCCATAATTACCCCAAGAAAGGCTTTGTCAAATATGTTTCGTATCTGTGCGGTAATTACACACGAAGTGGCGCGGGAGCCTGTTCTGCTCACATCATCTACCTGAAACCGCTTGCGGAGCTGGAACGACTTACACAAGCGCTGTACGAGGACAAGGTGCTGGGCACTGTTCCCGAAGCCGTGTTCAAGAGTCTCATCGTAAAGTACGAAGTGGAGCGGACAGAAAAGCAGTCACTGGTGCAGGATCTAAAAAAGCGCCTTGCCGACACTGCACAGGATAAGCGTGATATTGAGCAGTACCTCCAGAGCATCAAGAAGTATGTTGCCATCGAACAGCTTGACCGGGAAATGCTTCTGGAACTCATCAAGTACATCGAAATCGGAGAACGCAAGGTGGTGGATGGGCAGAAGTGTCGGGATGTGGTGATTCACTACAATCTGGTGGATAAAGCAGGGTAAGCCCCATACCCTGCTTTATGCAAACACCACTAAGATCGAATATAGACATCCCTTTTCGATATATCTATAATATATGGTGAAGTATGCGTTACCAA
This genomic window contains:
- a CDS encoding recombinase family protein, with product MLKVQKDYKVGIYVRLSKDDERAGESVSIENQKLMLTRYCEEQGWNNYSVYCDDGVSGTTFDRPGVSKLIEDAKEGLINLILCKDLSRFGRNYIQVGQFTDYLFPMIGCRFIALNDGVDTLHNDNDIMPFRNLFNEFQSKDTSKKIKAVKQAHAKMGNYLGWLVPYGYKAHPNDKHKFIIDEYAAEVVRKIFANWRRGWGYRKIAAKLNEEHILPPLDYYYQQKGKEDTGIRCNHLWNDMTVKKILRNEVYLGHMIQNKRGTLSYKNKKQIDKPKEDWIKVENTHEPIIDMDAWNACQEIAARNYKPRPTKDNEISLFGGLLKCMDCGFAMRYTQETHNYPKKGFVKYVSYLCGNYTRSGAGACSAHIIYLKPLAELERLTQALYEDKVLGTVPEAVFKSLIVKYEVERTEKQSLVQDLKKRLADTAQDKRDIEQYLQSIKKYVAIEQLDREMLLELIKYIEIGERKVVDGQKCRDVVIHYNLVDKAG